The following are encoded in a window of Dysidea avara chromosome 4, odDysAvar1.4, whole genome shotgun sequence genomic DNA:
- the LOC136254514 gene encoding DNA repair protein REV1-like produces the protein MSENADLTLINAQHSSTPITEAATDGWDNLKDYFQIKGRKLLDQFNNLGRKLSDTFTGVSIYVNGFTEPNADELKTLIHDHGGAYCYYYTPSKVTHIITNNLPDTKVKNLSAGVVVCTPAWIVDSIAAEKILPVSNYRLYHKETEQGSLKFSTVGKGKGSASGPTLKKAKLDVKVSNTTAGSGSLVKSTSTTLPSAANLISEFYSHSRLHHLSTWSTELKEFTSRMRSQITPKLVKLPTTQSVRKDGSQIFVHIDLDCFFVSVGLRERSHLVGKPVAVSHFKNNSVRDCESGKKLPTESMSDLASCNYQARDKGVRNGMLVGKALKQCPDLIIIPYEFEKYRSVSQTFYETLLSVLPEVEAVSCDEAYMELTDYVTSVSEACEVVEKLRNEIFNKTQCHASAGIAHNMLLARLSTRKAKPCGQYYLPSSSVKEFLSSHLVSDLPGVGYSMSSKLSGLGVTTCQQLAQLPISKLHIEFGKKIGTNLYNFARGIDDRCLTFEVERKSLSADVNFGIRFQKFSDADEFVSNLSKEVEKRANESNLVGKLVTLKLKVRKPDAPIETAKYLGHGACYNLSKSLHLPTATCKASVLETTCNQILRQLNISVTDIRGIGIQLNKLDNTSVKKMEYADLRKTFANSKPISKRATDPATSTPEIPSKASYTPVGSSLLDETFEIPPASQLDVSVFEALPEHYKTKISALYARENSKATSSILDPSNAISPPSSKPKPVDTTQFSDTNMVAVFAYLRDWLNHSEDGPIESDLELFSEYLVNLLATHMDAVYCMLRYLWRRIASQQLTGWESGFVQLLSAVQAEMAKKYNAELNTDFIQSMSGVG, from the coding sequence ATGAGTGAAAATGCTGATCTAACTCTGATTAACGCGCAGCATTCATCCACCCCTATTACGGAGGCAGCAACAGATGGCTGGGACAATCTCAAGGATTATTTCCAGATTAAGGGACGAAAACTTCTCGACCAATTCAACAACCTTGGCAGAAAATTATCAGATACTTTCACTGGAGTATCCATCTATGTCAACGGCTTTACGGAACCCAACGCGGACGAGCTGAAGACGCTTATCCACGACCACGGCGGAGCTTACTGTTATTACTACACGCCGTCCAAAGTGACGCACATCATCACAAATAATTTGCCTGATACTAAAGTGAAGAATTTAAGTGCTGGAGTAGTTGTATGCACTCCAGCATGGATAGTTGACAGTATTGCTGCTGAAAAGATTCTCCCAGTTTCAAACTACAGGTTGTACCATAAAGAAACAGAACAAGGGTCACTGAAATTTAGTACAGTTGGTAAGGGGAAAGGCTCTGCATCAGGGCCAACATTAAAGAAGGCTAAATTAGATGTAAAAGTTAGCAACACTACTGCTGGCAGTGGTAGCTTAGTAAAGTCCACTAGTACAACCTTACCATCTGCTGCTAATCTTATATCGGAGTTTTATTCTCACTCTCGATTACATCATTTGTCAACGTGGAGCACAGAGCTTAAAGAATTTACGTCAAGAATGAGGTCACAGATCACACCTAAGCTTGTTAAACTTCCTACAACACAGTCAGTAAGAAAAGATGGTTCTCAAatatttgtacatattgatttggATTGTTTCTTTGTGTCTGTCGGGCTAAGAGAGAGATCCCATTTAGTGGGTAAACCAGTGGCTGTTTCTCATTTCAAAAACAATTCTGTTAGAGATTGTGAGTCTGGAAAGAAACTACCCACTGAATCAATGTCTGATTTAGCATCTTGTAACTACCAGGCCCGTGATAAAGGGGTACGTAATGGTATGCTTGTGGGTAAGGCATTAAAACAATGTCCTGACCTGATTATAATACCGTATGAATTTGAAAAGTATCGCAGTGTTTCACAAACATTTTATGAGACGCTGTTGTCTGTGTTACCAGAAGTTGAGGCTGTGAGTTGTGATGAAGCCTATATGGAACTAACTGATTATGTCACTTCAGTCTCAGAGGCTTGTGAGGTTGTGGAGAAACTAAGAAATGAAATATTTAACAAAACACAGTGCCACGCTTCTGCAGGTATTGCCCATAACATGCTGTTAGCAAGATTGAGCACTCGGAAAGCAAAGCCATGTGGACAATATTATCTGCCAAGTTCCAGTGTTAAAGAGTTTTTGAGTAGCCACCTTGTATCTGATCTACCTGGAGTTGGTTATTCAATGTCATCAAAATTGAGTGGCCTAGGAGTTACTACTTGCCAGCAGTTGGCCCAACTCCctatttcaaaactacacataGAATTTGGGAAGAAAATTGGAACCAATTTATATAATTTTGCCCGAGGGATAGATGATAGGTGTCTGACCTTTGAAGTGGAAAGAAAATCATTATCAGCAGATGTCAATTTTGGTATCcgttttcaaaaattttctgatgCCGATGAGTTTGTATCCAACTTGTCCAAGGAAGTAGAAAAAAGAGCTAACGAAAGTAATCTTGTTGGGAAACTGGTGACATTAAAACTCAAAGTACGTAAACCTGATGCACCTATTGAGACTGCCAAGTATCTTGGACATGGTGCTTGTTATAACTTATCAAAATCATTACATTTACCCACAGCCACATGTAAAGCTTCTGTTCTTGAAACAACATGTAACCAAATCCTACGACAGCTAAATATTTCTGTCACTGACATTAGAGGTATAGGGATACAATTAAATAAACTGGATAATACTTCTGTTAAGAAAATGGAATATGCTGACCTTCGTAAAACATTTGCAAATTCTAAACCAATCTCCAAAAGAGCAACGGACCCTGCAACTAGTACCCCTGAAATACCCAGTAAGGCTTCATATACACCAGTTGGTAGTAGTCTATTGGATGAGACATTTGAGATCCCTCCAGCATCTCAACTTGATGTGAGTGTGTTTGAGGCCCTGCCTGAACattataagacaaaaatatcTGCTCTCTATGCTAGAGAAAATAGTAAAGCTACATCATCCATTCTGGATCCTTCTAATGCTATAAGTCCACCATCATCTAAACCCAAACCTGTAGACACCACTCAGTTTAGTGATACTAATATGGTGGCAGTGTTTGCATACTTAAGGGACTGGTTGAATCATTCAGAAGATGGACCTATTGAGAGTGACTTGGAGTTATTCAGTGAGTATCTAGTTAACCTATTGGCTACTCACATGGACGCTGTCTATTGTATGTTACGATATTTGTGGAGGAGAATAGCTAGCCAACAGTTGACTGGCTGGGAGTCCGGCTTTGTACAGTTGTTGTCAGCAGTGCAGGCTGAAATGGCAAAAAAATATAATGCAGAATTGAACACAGACTTTATTCAAAGTATGAGTGGTGTTGGTTGA